A single Arachidicoccus sp. BS20 DNA region contains:
- a CDS encoding nuclear transport factor 2-like protein: MRKFLIILFSSFSLTACGQTQNTNQTTNKKSEKMQDETLLKPVKTLMEAMQTENAELIRAQFSETATQAYGSDGVMKTAEETKKWIESDIVDRQGKVANPEYSVISENEVVVKGQYSSVGYTNKANFLFTVENGLITSWRMRY; encoded by the coding sequence ATGAGAAAATTTCTAATCATTTTGTTTTCCTCTTTTTCACTTACGGCGTGTGGACAAACACAAAACACCAATCAAACAACAAATAAAAAATCAGAAAAAATGCAAGACGAAACCCTATTAAAACCAGTAAAAACTTTGATGGAAGCGATGCAAACAGAAAATGCCGAATTGATCAGAGCTCAATTTTCGGAAACAGCCACTCAAGCCTATGGTTCGGATGGAGTGATGAAAACAGCCGAAGAAACCAAAAAATGGATTGAAAGTGATATCGTGGATCGCCAGGGCAAGGTTGCCAACCCTGAATATTCTGTGATAAGTGAAAATGAGGTTGTTGTCAAAGGGCAGTATTCGAGTGTAGGTTATACAAATAAGGCTAACTTTTTATTTACCGTTGAGAACGGATTGATAACAAGTTGGAGAATGAGATATTAA
- a CDS encoding DoxX family protein, with product MILKILNSALILFAVFMGAKHGWNMLTAKPEMLEMFGKWNFSKNAVMINGAVTLLASILILFPKTFVWGNFLMAAGILMIICLQLLNKDLKGVAIEIPFLLLNLIIIYLQHPLKSNVL from the coding sequence ATGATTTTAAAAATTCTCAATTCAGCATTGATTTTATTTGCGGTGTTTATGGGTGCCAAGCACGGATGGAATATGCTCACTGCAAAACCAGAAATGCTCGAAATGTTTGGTAAATGGAATTTTAGCAAAAATGCTGTAATGATTAATGGTGCAGTTACCTTATTGGCATCTATATTAATCCTTTTTCCGAAAACATTCGTGTGGGGAAACTTTCTAATGGCAGCGGGAATACTGATGATTATCTGTTTGCAGTTGCTCAACAAAGACTTGAAAGGCGTGGCGATAGAAATCCCATTTCTGTTACTCAATTTAATCATCATTTATTTACAACACCCATTAAAATCGAATGTGTTATGA
- a CDS encoding SDR family oxidoreductase has protein sequence MARNDVNGKVVLIAGGAKNLGGLLSRNFAAKGAKVAIHYNSDNTKAEAEKTLADIINAGGEAFLFQADLTDVKNITKFFDATIEKFGGIDIAINTVGKVLKKPFIDTTEEEYDSMSDINAKVAYFFIQEAGKKLNDNGKINTIVTSLLAAFTGYYSTYAGAKAPVEHFTRAASKEFGSRGISVTAVAPGPMDTPFFYGQESDDAVAYHKQASDLGGLTDIKDIAPLVEFLVTDGWWITGQTIFANGGYTTR, from the coding sequence ATGGCAAGAAACGATGTAAATGGAAAAGTAGTTTTAATTGCAGGTGGTGCAAAAAATTTAGGTGGCTTACTAAGCCGTAATTTTGCGGCTAAAGGAGCAAAAGTGGCTATCCACTACAATAGCGACAACACAAAGGCTGAAGCCGAAAAAACATTGGCAGATATCATAAACGCAGGTGGAGAAGCATTTTTATTCCAAGCTGATTTGACAGATGTAAAAAACATTACAAAGTTTTTTGATGCAACTATCGAAAAATTCGGAGGAATTGACATTGCTATTAATACGGTTGGAAAAGTATTAAAAAAACCATTTATTGATACTACCGAAGAAGAGTACGACAGTATGAGTGACATTAATGCAAAAGTGGCATATTTCTTTATTCAGGAAGCGGGTAAAAAGCTGAACGATAATGGGAAAATCAATACAATTGTAACGTCTTTATTAGCTGCGTTTACGGGATATTATTCTACTTATGCAGGAGCAAAAGCACCTGTGGAGCATTTCACTAGAGCAGCTTCCAAAGAGTTTGGTTCACGTGGCATTTCTGTAACTGCGGTTGCTCCCGGACCAATGGATACACCTTTCTTCTACGGACAGGAAAGTGATGATGCGGTAGCATACCACAAACAAGCTTCTGATTTAGGTGGATTAACCGACATCAAAGATATTGCTCCTTTGGTGGAATTTTTAGTAACCGATGGTTGGTGGATTACAGGGCAAACCATTTTTGCAAACGGAGGCTACACAACAAGATAA
- a CDS encoding helix-turn-helix domain-containing protein gives MKKSERDILKRSKEITENYFQFLDNHIEDVVLGKTEEFMEINQIASALFISHKHLTDTVQKETGSHPCHFYDLKILDEAKKMLLETDKTISEIAKILTYDPSNFSKFFKKFIGQTPGQFRKENKK, from the coding sequence ATGAAAAAGAGCGAACGAGATATATTAAAACGGAGCAAAGAAATTACCGAAAATTATTTTCAGTTTTTAGACAACCATATTGAAGATGTTGTTTTGGGAAAAACTGAAGAATTTATGGAAATCAATCAAATTGCCAGCGCATTATTTATTTCTCATAAACATTTAACAGATACCGTTCAAAAAGAAACTGGAAGTCATCCTTGTCATTTTTATGACCTTAAAATTCTTGATGAAGCCAAAAAAATGCTTTTAGAAACAGATAAAACTATTTCTGAAATTGCAAAAATATTGACATACGATCCATCGAATTTTTCTAAGTTCTTCAAAAAATTTATTGGACAAACTCCTGGACAATTCCGAAAAGAAAACAAAAAATAA
- a CDS encoding AlwI family type II restriction endonuclease: MAKKKIKRVATYKQMAFETAVRNPERYKGILTAISPYINKTLNDETLLKVVSSMYLNGIVSSEGVEIDENSTIESIEDAVIEVNSTRRADGGFPQGYQSRFWTYVRTLSEMGFVLAQYGQPLQFSEISLKLINNEIDEQEAFSIQAMKYNRRSPYRNVSNDFNYFKFILEVLKQRERISYEQFIVSTFSNDGDVSEFLKIIDENTFGEPAEVEEFLRNEYGTNLKAQTILRDYPDVVLRVLIITGFVSIQFRGKVFIYRNIANDDYINDLLSVNIELTNEEKENPSLHFAKLETYNNQLLEIVYKHREEELEADGFEYVQKVSEIIKLYELNEDKIVESIGYIGTSKNIIPAFKYIAEPLKLEFYLSLILALKYGKEFAIRPNYKADYIGLPISHAPGNTGDIEVYSKKLYWLIEVTLIRNKTQQLNSETTSVIRHFLDDNKINNYLSKYLSFVAPVIHQDTREFFDYSIVRHKIKDQRFNLKPYSISEFIDVTLTSENFKDMENYTSQVIEDFRNNLN; this comes from the coding sequence ATGGCAAAGAAGAAAATAAAAAGAGTAGCAACGTATAAACAAATGGCTTTTGAAACAGCCGTTAGAAATCCTGAACGATACAAGGGAATTTTAACAGCAATTTCGCCATATATCAACAAAACGCTCAATGATGAAACACTTTTAAAAGTTGTTTCTTCGATGTATTTAAACGGAATTGTTTCAAGTGAAGGAGTTGAAATTGATGAAAATTCCACGATTGAAAGTATTGAAGATGCTGTTATCGAAGTGAATAGCACACGAAGAGCAGATGGTGGATTTCCGCAAGGTTATCAATCTCGTTTTTGGACTTACGTTAGAACTTTGTCAGAAATGGGGTTTGTGTTGGCTCAATACGGACAACCTTTGCAGTTTTCAGAAATTTCTTTGAAGTTAATCAACAACGAAATTGACGAACAAGAAGCGTTCTCTATTCAAGCAATGAAATACAACAGACGTTCGCCTTATCGCAATGTTTCAAATGATTTCAATTACTTCAAATTCATTTTGGAAGTGCTGAAACAACGTGAGCGAATTTCTTACGAGCAGTTTATCGTTTCTACTTTTAGCAATGACGGAGATGTTTCGGAATTTTTGAAAATCATTGATGAAAATACTTTTGGAGAACCAGCAGAGGTTGAGGAATTTTTACGAAATGAATACGGAACAAACCTAAAAGCACAAACGATTTTACGAGATTATCCAGATGTTGTACTTCGGGTTTTGATTATTACGGGTTTTGTTTCAATACAGTTTAGAGGTAAAGTTTTCATTTACAGAAACATTGCAAATGATGATTACATAAACGACTTACTTTCAGTAAATATTGAACTGACAAACGAGGAAAAAGAAAATCCAAGTTTGCATTTTGCAAAATTGGAAACTTACAATAATCAGCTACTTGAAATTGTTTACAAACATCGTGAAGAAGAATTAGAAGCAGACGGATTTGAGTATGTTCAAAAAGTTTCCGAAATCATCAAATTGTACGAACTAAACGAAGATAAAATCGTTGAAAGTATTGGTTATATCGGAACTTCTAAAAACATAATTCCTGCATTCAAATACATTGCAGAACCTTTGAAATTAGAGTTTTATTTGAGTTTAATTCTTGCTTTAAAATACGGAAAAGAATTTGCGATAAGACCTAATTACAAAGCCGATTACATCGGTTTACCAATTTCTCACGCACCCGGAAATACAGGCGACATTGAAGTTTACTCAAAGAAATTATATTGGCTCATTGAGGTAACTTTAATCAGAAACAAAACGCAACAATTAAACAGTGAAACTACATCAGTAATTCGCCATTTTTTGGACGACAACAAAATCAATAATTATCTTTCAAAATATCTTTCGTTTGTTGCACCTGTCATACATCAAGACACGAGAGAGTTTTTTGATTATTCGATTGTCAGACACAAAATTAAAGACCAACGATTTAACCTAAAACCATACTCAATCTCTGAATTTATTGATGTAACATTGACATCTGAAAACTTCAAGGATATGGAAAATTACACAAGCCAAGTGATTGAAGATTTTAGAAATAACCTAAATTAA
- a CDS encoding DNA adenine methylase has translation MTNHSKTYRSPLFYVGDKYKLYPKIRKYFPKTINRFIEPFTGGGSVFLNVNANEYLLNDIDTNVINIHRFLIEQSQNPKAFFDSVFEVIQEYNLSHSYIKDIVPQELKNEWIKTYYAKFNKDGFDKLKADYNSSTEKSVLHLYLLLIFGFNRMLRFNSKGEYNLPVGNVDFNKNTEVALNDYFRLTKQKNIKFYNLDFLDFFKQIEFQEDDFVYLDPPYLITFSEYNKLWNEETEKRLLDFLEWLDTQNVKFAISNVSHYKGKINQQFFEWSRQHNSFDIKSNYISYHDNSNKEFKEVLITNYEPEIFVPTQETINFTELETVLR, from the coding sequence ATGACTAACCACAGCAAAACATATCGTTCGCCATTATTTTACGTTGGAGATAAATACAAACTCTATCCAAAAATCCGTAAATATTTCCCTAAAACGATAAATCGTTTTATCGAGCCATTTACAGGTGGTGGTTCGGTTTTTCTCAACGTAAATGCAAACGAATATTTACTGAATGACATTGATACAAATGTTATCAATATTCATCGTTTTTTAATTGAACAATCACAAAACCCGAAAGCATTTTTTGATAGCGTTTTTGAGGTTATTCAAGAGTACAATTTATCACATTCTTACATCAAAGACATTGTTCCACAAGAATTAAAGAACGAGTGGATAAAAACGTATTACGCCAAATTCAACAAAGATGGATTTGATAAATTAAAAGCCGATTACAATTCAAGTACCGAAAAAAGTGTTTTGCATTTGTATTTGCTTTTGATTTTTGGCTTTAATAGAATGTTGCGTTTTAACTCAAAAGGAGAATACAATTTACCTGTTGGAAATGTAGATTTTAATAAAAATACGGAAGTCGCATTGAACGATTATTTTCGTTTAACAAAGCAAAAAAACATAAAATTTTACAATTTAGATTTTTTAGATTTCTTCAAACAAATTGAATTTCAAGAGGACGATTTTGTATATCTTGACCCACCCTATTTAATTACATTTAGCGAGTACAACAAACTTTGGAACGAAGAAACCGAAAAACGATTACTTGACTTTTTGGAATGGTTGGACACCCAAAATGTAAAATTTGCAATTTCTAATGTTTCACATTACAAAGGAAAAATCAATCAGCAATTTTTTGAATGGAGCAGACAGCATAATTCATTCGACATAAAAAGTAATTACATCAGCTATCACGACAATTCTAACAAAGAATTTAAAGAAGTTCTGATAACCAATTATGAACCCGAAATTTTTGTTCCTACACAGGAAACAATCAACTTTACAGAACTTGAAACAGTATTAAGATAA
- a CDS encoding DNA adenine methylase, with the protein MLDTLISIGDTLKEIRETKGFHLQEVAEKTTINYTSLSRIETGKRLPTKSQVQILASFYKYSEQELIKQLISDKIIYEVQNEDFGLEGFILAEQKIKYGNSLFNDYENLDKFELHSRRYIGNKAKLTDWIMEIIQKETTGNDTFIDIFSGTSIVAKEAMKTYKNVVLNDILISNNIAYQAFYDNKKWNSKKIIDIVNEYNTLNPKDLKENYFSKNFGGKFYEHDISKLIGHIRQDIENRKNELNSKEYAILLTSLIYTIDRLANTVGHFDAYIKKPIAKRPLNFRLIQTEDFAGAKIYKEDANKLVRKLKGDIAYIDPPYNSRQYSRFYHIYENLVQWQKPELFGVALKPEPENMSEYCTSRAKHAFKDLVENLDVKYLAVSYNNTYKSKSKSSANKIKYEEILEILNSVGETQVFEQSHKYFNTGKTDFNDHKEFLFITKKYD; encoded by the coding sequence ATGTTGGATACTTTAATTTCTATTGGAGATACTTTAAAAGAGATACGGGAAACCAAAGGTTTTCATCTTCAAGAGGTTGCTGAAAAGACAACTATCAACTATACTTCTTTGAGTAGAATTGAAACAGGAAAACGACTTCCGACAAAATCGCAAGTTCAAATTTTGGCTTCATTTTACAAGTACAGCGAACAAGAACTAATCAAACAACTGATAAGCGACAAAATCATTTACGAAGTTCAAAATGAGGATTTTGGACTTGAAGGATTTATTCTTGCCGAACAAAAAATAAAATACGGAAACTCACTTTTTAACGACTACGAAAATTTAGACAAATTTGAATTACATAGTCGTAGATACATCGGCAACAAAGCAAAATTAACAGATTGGATAATGGAAATTATCCAAAAAGAAACCACAGGAAACGACACTTTTATTGATATTTTTTCGGGTACTTCAATCGTTGCAAAAGAAGCAATGAAAACCTACAAAAATGTAGTTTTAAACGATATTTTGATTTCCAACAACATTGCTTACCAAGCGTTTTACGACAACAAAAAATGGAACTCAAAAAAAATTATTGACATCGTAAACGAGTACAACACTTTAAATCCAAAAGACTTAAAAGAAAATTATTTTTCTAAAAATTTTGGTGGCAAATTTTACGAACACGACATTTCAAAACTAATCGGACACATTCGTCAAGACATTGAAAACAGGAAAAACGAACTCAATTCAAAAGAGTACGCCATTCTTTTAACTTCGTTAATTTACACGATTGACCGACTTGCTAATACTGTCGGGCATTTTGACGCATACATCAAAAAACCGATTGCAAAACGCCCTTTGAATTTTCGCTTAATTCAAACCGAAGATTTTGCAGGAGCAAAAATTTATAAAGAAGATGCCAATAAATTGGTTAGAAAATTAAAAGGCGACATCGCATACATTGACCCACCTTATAATTCACGACAATACAGCCGTTTTTACCACATTTACGAGAATTTAGTACAATGGCAAAAACCTGAATTATTTGGTGTTGCATTAAAACCCGAACCCGAAAATATGAGTGAATATTGCACATCAAGAGCAAAACACGCTTTCAAAGATTTGGTCGAGAATTTAGATGTAAAATATTTGGCTGTTTCGTACAACAACACTTATAAATCGAAAAGCAAATCTTCTGCAAACAAAATCAAATACGAAGAAATTTTAGAGATTTTAAACAGCGTTGGAGAAACACAAGTGTTTGAACAATCGCACAAATATTTCAACACAGGAAAAACCGATTTTAATGACCACAAAGAATTTTTATTTATAACAAAAAAATATGACTAA
- a CDS encoding tyrosine-type recombinase/integrase, with amino-acid sequence MYTANIITHKGQKRIAVTFEKQPELIARFKKLKGARWSASLKVWHLPDTAEYRKRFGVEVAPVSKEILLKIHEINKPAMQRLVEELQLKGYSTNTIKTYKNEFAQLLYILKNHPVDKLNADKIRGYFLYCINELKMTEALLHSRFNAVKFYFEQVLKREKVFVEIPRPKKPSKLPKVINAQDIKKMFDATDNLKHNLMLKLCYGMGLRVSEIVNLKITNIDSKNMQVLIERAKGKKDRYVNLPESVLGELRAYYKTYQPKEYLFEGQYGGQYSLRSAQQVFKNALNKAKINKQVGIHSLRHSFATHLLEAGTDISYIQKLLGHNDIKTTLIYAEVGKKDLKKIKSPLDNIP; translated from the coding sequence ATGTACACCGCCAACATTATTACACACAAAGGGCAAAAACGCATTGCCGTAACTTTTGAAAAGCAACCCGAACTGATTGCACGTTTCAAAAAGCTGAAAGGTGCAAGATGGAGCGCTTCGCTCAAGGTTTGGCATTTGCCCGATACAGCTGAATACCGCAAACGATTCGGCGTAGAAGTTGCGCCCGTATCCAAAGAAATATTGCTGAAAATTCACGAAATCAATAAGCCCGCCATGCAGCGTTTGGTGGAAGAATTGCAACTGAAAGGTTACAGCACAAACACAATAAAAACGTACAAAAACGAATTTGCACAACTGCTGTATATACTCAAAAACCATCCTGTTGATAAGCTGAATGCCGATAAAATTCGCGGTTATTTTCTCTATTGCATCAACGAACTGAAAATGACGGAAGCCTTGCTGCACAGCCGTTTCAATGCCGTAAAATTTTATTTTGAACAAGTACTGAAGCGCGAAAAAGTTTTTGTAGAAATTCCCCGACCCAAAAAGCCGTCAAAACTGCCCAAAGTCATCAATGCGCAAGACATCAAAAAAATGTTTGACGCAACCGACAATCTGAAACATAACTTGATGCTGAAACTATGCTACGGAATGGGCTTGCGCGTAAGCGAGATTGTGAATCTGAAAATAACGAACATCGACAGCAAGAATATGCAAGTGTTGATAGAACGCGCCAAAGGCAAAAAAGACCGCTATGTAAACCTGCCCGAAAGCGTATTGGGCGAGCTTCGTGCTTACTACAAAACATACCAACCGAAAGAATATTTGTTTGAAGGGCAATATGGCGGGCAATACAGCCTGCGCAGTGCACAACAGGTTTTCAAAAACGCGCTGAACAAAGCAAAAATAAATAAGCAGGTAGGCATCCACAGCTTGCGCCACAGCTTTGCTACACATTTGTTGGAAGCAGGAACAGACATCAGTTACATTCAAAAACTTCTTGGCCACAACGACATCAAAACCACATTGATTTATGCCGAAGTAGGCAAGAAAGATTTGAAGAAAATAAAAAGCCCGCTGGACAATATTCCATAG
- a CDS encoding threonine aldolase family protein, producing MYSFKNDYSEGAHPNILNKLIETNLVQQAGYGEDDYSTEAKNILKQKLNNDDAKIYFVSGGTQTNFIVIAALLRPHEAVISADTGHIFTNEAGAIESSGHKIIPIPTKDGKIKTEEIANILKEYNSPNTVKPKLVYISNATELGTIYSKNELSALFEFCKSNNLYLFMDGARLGNALTAYDNDLTFSDIAALTNVFYIGGTKNGALLGEAIVFNTSELATDFDYMVKQKGALLSKGRVLGIQFLELFKDDLYFSLAKRANDLCMKIINAAKEQGYSFLAETSTNQAFPILPNKLIEKLMQRYSFYIWEEIDTNFSAVRLITSWATDEDKVDEFIRDLKSLSL from the coding sequence ATGTACAGCTTTAAAAACGATTATTCCGAAGGAGCGCATCCAAATATTCTCAACAAATTAATAGAAACAAACCTTGTTCAACAGGCAGGTTACGGAGAAGATGATTATTCAACGGAAGCAAAAAACATACTGAAACAAAAGCTGAATAACGATGATGCGAAAATATATTTTGTGTCCGGCGGCACACAAACTAATTTTATCGTTATTGCAGCATTGCTTCGCCCGCACGAAGCCGTAATAAGCGCAGACACGGGACATATTTTTACCAACGAAGCAGGCGCCATCGAATCTTCGGGACACAAAATAATTCCTATTCCTACGAAAGACGGAAAAATAAAAACGGAAGAAATCGCGAACATCCTAAAAGAATACAATTCGCCCAACACGGTAAAACCTAAGCTGGTGTACATTTCCAACGCTACGGAATTAGGAACGATTTACAGCAAAAACGAACTGTCGGCACTATTTGAATTTTGCAAATCCAACAATTTGTATTTGTTCATGGACGGCGCAAGGCTCGGCAATGCTTTAACGGCGTACGATAATGATTTGACATTCTCAGACATTGCTGCATTGACAAATGTGTTCTATATCGGCGGCACGAAGAACGGCGCGTTGCTCGGCGAAGCAATTGTTTTCAACACATCCGAACTTGCAACGGACTTTGATTACATGGTAAAACAAAAAGGCGCATTGTTGTCCAAAGGAAGAGTGCTGGGCATCCAGTTTTTGGAATTGTTCAAAGACGATTTGTATTTTTCCCTGGCAAAAAGAGCGAATGATTTGTGTATGAAAATCATCAACGCAGCGAAAGAACAAGGTTATTCTTTTTTGGCGGAAACCTCGACCAATCAGGCATTTCCGATATTACCGAACAAACTGATTGAAAAATTAATGCAGCGATATTCGTTTTATATTTGGGAAGAAATAGATACAAATTTTTCAGCCGTAAGATTGATTACTTCCTGGGCGACTGATGAAGATAAGGTGGATGAATTTATTAGGGATTTGAAAAGTTTGAGTTTGTAA
- a CDS encoding alpha-L-fucosidase, protein MKKYFLLLSSVILINTAFAQQHKKSKTYEYPTDPLVLKKLHHWQKEKFGLLMHWGTYSEWGIVESWSICPEDEGWTQRKGPYADNYFDYVKAYENLQTTFNPIKFNPDKWATAAKDAGMKYVVFTTKHHDGFCMFDTHQTDYKVTSSKTPFSSNPKANIAKEVFKSFRKDSFMIGAYFSKPDWHSQDYWWPYFPPKDRNVNYDPAKYPQRWNDFKNFVYNQINELTTGYGSVDILWLDGGWVRPLASVDKNVDWQKGIRYNQDIDMPRIAAMARKNQPGILIVDRTVPGKYENYQTPEQTVPDEPLNNPWESCITLGNSWSYVPNDHYKTANYVVHLLIKIVSRGGNLLLNIGPSPEGDWSDTAYSRLKDIGAWMHVYGDAVYDSKPLAPYEENNIVYTQSEDGKAKYIFILSDEKNDVVTLPQTLHLPEGFTSKQNKISILGTKEKLKWNAATNEIVFPKKSSKNIFSKYAVVLKVE, encoded by the coding sequence ATGAAAAAATATTTTCTTCTTTTATCTTCTGTAATACTGATAAACACTGCATTTGCGCAGCAACACAAAAAATCCAAAACGTATGAGTATCCGACCGACCCGCTGGTTTTGAAGAAACTGCACCATTGGCAAAAAGAAAAATTCGGTTTGCTGATGCATTGGGGAACTTACAGCGAATGGGGTATTGTGGAAAGTTGGAGCATTTGTCCCGAAGATGAAGGCTGGACACAACGCAAAGGTCCGTATGCCGATAATTATTTTGATTATGTAAAGGCTTATGAAAATTTGCAAACGACTTTCAATCCCATAAAATTTAATCCGGACAAATGGGCGACTGCTGCTAAAGATGCAGGCATGAAATACGTGGTGTTTACAACGAAACATCACGATGGTTTTTGTATGTTCGACACGCATCAGACCGATTACAAAGTTACTTCGTCCAAAACGCCTTTTTCGTCCAATCCGAAAGCGAACATTGCGAAAGAAGTATTTAAGAGTTTTCGGAAAGACAGCTTTATGATTGGCGCCTATTTTTCCAAGCCCGATTGGCACAGCCAAGATTATTGGTGGCCGTATTTTCCGCCGAAAGACCGAAACGTGAATTACGACCCTGCCAAATATCCGCAACGGTGGAACGATTTTAAAAACTTTGTTTATAATCAAATAAATGAACTGACAACCGGGTACGGTTCCGTGGATATTTTGTGGTTGGACGGCGGCTGGGTTCGTCCGCTGGCAAGCGTTGATAAAAACGTGGATTGGCAAAAAGGTATTCGTTACAATCAGGATATTGATATGCCGCGCATTGCTGCGATGGCGCGTAAAAACCAACCCGGAATTTTGATTGTGGACAGAACCGTTCCGGGCAAATACGAGAATTATCAAACGCCGGAACAAACTGTTCCGGACGAGCCTTTGAACAATCCCTGGGAAAGCTGCATTACGCTGGGAAACTCGTGGAGCTATGTGCCGAACGACCATTATAAAACGGCAAATTATGTGGTGCATTTGTTGATTAAAATAGTTTCGCGCGGCGGCAATTTATTGTTGAATATCGGACCTTCGCCCGAAGGCGATTGGAGCGATACGGCGTACAGTCGGTTAAAAGATATTGGCGCGTGGATGCACGTTTACGGCGATGCGGTTTATGATTCCAAACCTTTGGCGCCTTACGAAGAAAACAATATTGTTTACACGCAATCGGAAGACGGAAAAGCAAAATACATTTTCATTCTTTCCGATGAAAAAAATGATGTAGTAACATTGCCGCAGACGCTGCATTTGCCCGAAGGGTTTACATCGAAACAAAACAAAATTTCCATTTTAGGAACAAAAGAAAAACTGAAATGGAATGCAGCAACGAATGAAATAGTTTTCCCGAAAAAATCGTCGAAAAATATTTTTAGCAAATATGCAGTGGTGTTGAAAGTGGAATAG
- the tsaD gene encoding tRNA (adenosine(37)-N6)-threonylcarbamoyltransferase complex transferase subunit TsaD, with amino-acid sequence MQQSAKNITLLAIESSCDETSASVCRNGEILSNIIATQKIHEQYGGVVPELAGRAHLQNIVPVVTTALKEANCSREELDAIAFTQAPGLIGSLLVGAQFAKSLALALEKPLIGVHHMQAHVMANLIAENKPAFPFLCLTVSGGHTQIVLAHSPLQLEVIGETIDDAAGEAFDKTAKLLGLKYPGGPLIDKYAKLGNPNAFKFAEPQIPELNFSFSGLKTSVLYFLQKQVRENPNFIEENLNDLCASVQRTIIRILMKKLKKAVVQTGVKQVCIAGGVSANSGLRMALTEYGLQNNIKTFIPDFQYCVDNAAMIAMTAYHKYQNNEFTSLDASPSARAEW; translated from the coding sequence ATGCAACAATCGGCTAAGAATATTACTTTATTGGCGATAGAAAGTTCCTGCGATGAAACCAGCGCGTCGGTTTGTAGAAACGGAGAAATATTGTCAAACATTATTGCTACGCAGAAAATTCACGAGCAATACGGCGGTGTGGTGCCGGAACTTGCCGGTCGCGCGCATTTGCAAAATATTGTGCCTGTGGTTACAACTGCTTTGAAAGAAGCAAATTGTTCCCGGGAAGAATTGGATGCAATTGCTTTTACACAGGCACCCGGGTTAATCGGGAGCCTTTTGGTAGGCGCACAGTTTGCCAAATCGCTGGCTTTGGCTTTGGAGAAACCTTTGATTGGTGTACATCATATGCAGGCGCATGTAATGGCGAACCTGATTGCGGAAAATAAACCTGCATTTCCCTTTTTATGTTTGACGGTAAGCGGCGGGCATACGCAAATTGTACTGGCGCATTCGCCTTTGCAATTGGAAGTTATTGGCGAAACCATTGATGATGCCGCCGGAGAAGCATTTGACAAAACGGCAAAATTGTTGGGTTTGAAATATCCGGGTGGTCCGTTAATTGATAAATATGCAAAGCTTGGAAACCCGAATGCATTCAAATTTGCAGAGCCGCAAATTCCCGAACTGAATTTCAGCTTCAGCGGACTAAAAACTTCGGTATTGTATTTTTTGCAAAAGCAAGTCCGGGAAAATCCAAATTTTATTGAAGAAAATCTAAATGATTTATGCGCCTCTGTTCAGCGGACTATTATTCGTATTTTAATGAAGAAATTGAAAAAAGCTGTTGTACAAACCGGTGTGAAGCAAGTGTGCATTGCGGGCGGTGTAAGTGCCAATAGCGGATTACGGATGGCTTTGACAGAATATGGTTTGCAAAATAATATCAAAACATTTATTCCCGATTTCCAATATTGCGTGGACAATGCTGCAATGATTGCCATGACGGCTTATCATAAATATCAAAACAACGAGTTTACTTCGTTAGACGCAAGTCCCAGCGCGAGAGCGGAGTGGTAG